Proteins co-encoded in one Verrucomicrobiia bacterium genomic window:
- a CDS encoding RNA-binding protein, which translates to MQKRLYVGNLSYQATEQDVKNHFAKSGEVLTVDIIKDRDTGRSKGFCFVEMANVEGAQKALELNGADLMGRPLTVSEAKPQKPRSDSRREDYRSGPVSR; encoded by the coding sequence ATGCAAAAAAGGCTTTACGTTGGAAATTTAAGCTATCAGGCGACGGAACAGGACGTCAAAAATCATTTCGCGAAGTCCGGAGAAGTGCTCACCGTGGATATCATCAAAGACCGCGACACCGGGCGCTCGAAGGGATTTTGTTTCGTGGAAATGGCCAATGTGGAAGGGGCTCAGAAGGCACTTGAACTCAACGGCGCGGACTTGATGGGACGGCCGCTCACGGTCTCCGAAGCCAAGCCGCAGAAGCCGCGGAGCGATTCCCGCAGGGAAGACTACCGCTCAGGCCCGGTTTCCCGCTAA
- a CDS encoding glycosyltransferase family 87 protein: MPLTSSLTFKPPVSWLDFFHARRRLFAAMALLFLVILSFPTVYRGAGRHKRTDFTVFLKAAEAASQRRDIYDAKTERQWNYVYLPLLAVLLIPFTGFPLKFTILGWYAISAAALWASFLLAMGLFRDRRQGFSAALAATVLCLPSILATLTRGQMGVLNLFFALAVYALYEKKQDFWAGVLLALGVTLKLSPLAPLGFFFLAKREWKACAGGIAGAFIFVILLPSLAVGFGKNWVYIQEWLRIMGQATSKTAHESMIWGQLLTPMAEDNQSLYAVLARIFWKTEENVIAHLGHWLGPATRLLGLAALAALSWISRKKRGEESEEKTFTAYALFAFLMILVSPVSENHHYTVLFLMILAAFSWDGPETGKKDAMTRAYAVMAAVAFLLGLIFEKLAYWGVPMWGAGILWAVLFACLAGDKQKLAGNRA; encoded by the coding sequence ATGCCTTTGACTTCGTCTTTAACATTTAAGCCGCCGGTCAGCTGGCTCGATTTTTTCCATGCCCGCCGCCGGCTGTTCGCGGCTATGGCTCTCCTTTTTCTCGTGATTTTGTCTTTTCCCACCGTTTACCGCGGCGCCGGGCGCCACAAGCGGACCGATTTCACGGTTTTTTTGAAAGCGGCCGAGGCCGCCTCCCAGCGACGGGACATTTACGACGCCAAAACCGAACGGCAGTGGAATTACGTTTATCTTCCGCTGCTTGCCGTGCTGCTGATTCCCTTTACCGGCTTTCCGCTCAAGTTCACGATCCTCGGATGGTACGCAATTTCGGCCGCCGCGCTCTGGGCTTCCTTCCTGCTGGCCATGGGCCTTTTCCGCGACCGGCGCCAGGGATTTTCCGCGGCGCTCGCGGCCACGGTCCTTTGCCTTCCCAGCATTCTCGCCACGCTGACGCGCGGGCAGATGGGCGTGCTCAATTTGTTTTTCGCACTCGCGGTTTACGCGCTCTATGAAAAGAAGCAGGATTTCTGGGCCGGCGTGCTCCTGGCGCTCGGCGTCACGCTCAAATTGAGCCCGCTCGCGCCGCTCGGCTTTTTTTTCCTGGCGAAGAGAGAGTGGAAGGCGTGCGCGGGTGGAATCGCGGGCGCTTTTATTTTCGTCATCCTGCTGCCGTCGCTTGCCGTGGGGTTCGGCAAGAACTGGGTTTATATTCAGGAATGGCTGCGCATCATGGGACAGGCCACGTCCAAGACCGCGCATGAAAGCATGATCTGGGGCCAGCTGCTCACGCCCATGGCCGAAGACAACCAGTCGCTTTACGCGGTGCTCGCGCGGATCTTCTGGAAAACGGAAGAAAACGTGATCGCCCATCTCGGCCACTGGCTCGGCCCCGCCACGCGGCTTCTCGGACTCGCAGCTCTCGCGGCGCTGTCCTGGATCAGCCGGAAAAAACGCGGTGAAGAGTCCGAAGAAAAAACGTTCACGGCCTATGCCCTGTTCGCTTTCCTCATGATCCTCGTTTCGCCGGTCTCGGAAAATCACCATTACACGGTGCTGTTCCTGATGATCCTGGCGGCATTTTCATGGGACGGGCCGGAGACGGGAAAAAAAGACGCCATGACACGCGCGTACGCGGTCATGGCGGCCGTTGCATTTCTTCTGGGACTTATTTTCGAAAAACTGGCTTATTGGGGAGTTCCCATGTGGGGGGCGGGAATCCTCTGGGCCGTTCTTTTCGCCTGTCTCGCGGGGGACAAGCAAAAATTAGCGGGAAACCGGGCCTGA
- a CDS encoding glycosyltransferase, protein MIWDNVSRAVSGWRSQARKKSAGPLDVAEPAPWHVMCDHFSWAGWRHEGAVRIPGPYQGREAWDRMTRRPADSEFLLVESVWEDFYEGGEKIDKNAELLRLIRAFRRSGTPVFFWNKEDPVHFQEFLPVALLCDAIFTTGEECLPRYRDAGFRGDIEVLTFPAQPAVHRPYYPKAPEKKVFFAGAGRFDHEPRARALDSFLRPALALGCVDIFARKNLSVDRTHWPEDCRPYIVAELPYDELLKESSRYLIGLSLSNAPSSPTLYPRRVTELPLADVLVVSDDNRAVRRFFPEAPVVRGPEETRATLLRLLADADERSQRVEALKKRILEKHTCAHALGQMRSLVS, encoded by the coding sequence ATGATCTGGGACAACGTAAGCCGCGCCGTTTCCGGCTGGCGCAGCCAAGCCCGCAAAAAAAGCGCCGGACCTCTGGACGTTGCCGAACCGGCTCCGTGGCACGTCATGTGCGATCATTTTTCCTGGGCCGGGTGGCGCCATGAAGGCGCGGTGCGCATTCCCGGCCCTTATCAGGGGCGCGAGGCCTGGGACCGCATGACCAGGCGCCCCGCGGACTCGGAATTTCTTCTCGTCGAAAGCGTGTGGGAAGATTTTTACGAGGGCGGGGAAAAGATCGACAAGAACGCGGAGCTGTTGCGCCTCATCCGCGCCTTCCGCAGGTCCGGCACGCCGGTTTTTTTCTGGAACAAGGAAGACCCCGTGCATTTCCAGGAATTTCTTCCCGTCGCGCTGCTCTGCGACGCGATTTTCACGACCGGTGAAGAATGCCTGCCGCGCTACCGGGACGCGGGTTTTCGCGGGGACATCGAAGTGCTGACCTTTCCCGCCCAGCCGGCCGTGCACCGCCCGTATTATCCCAAGGCCCCGGAGAAAAAAGTCTTTTTCGCGGGCGCCGGGAGGTTCGACCATGAACCTCGCGCCCGGGCCCTCGATTCTTTTTTGCGGCCCGCGCTCGCGCTCGGCTGCGTGGACATTTTCGCGCGCAAGAACCTGAGCGTGGACCGCACGCATTGGCCCGAGGACTGCCGGCCCTACATCGTCGCGGAGCTCCCGTACGATGAATTATTAAAGGAAAGCTCGCGTTATCTGATCGGCCTGTCGCTCAGCAACGCGCCTTCTTCGCCGACGCTTTATCCGCGCCGTGTGACCGAGCTGCCGCTCGCGGACGTGCTTGTCGTTTCGGATGACAACCGCGCGGTCCGGCGCTTTTTTCCCGAAGCGCCCGTCGTGCGCGGCCCGGAAGAAACTCGCGCGACGCTTCTGCGTCTGCTCGCGGATGCGGACGAGCGCAGCCAGCGGGTGGAAGCGCTGAAGAAAAGGATTCTGGAAAAACATACCTGCGCGCATGCGCTGGGACAAATGAGGAGCTTGGTTTCATGA
- a CDS encoding glycosyltransferase family 2 protein has protein sequence MKRPAKASVIIPFFESGFLGETLEGLARQTSTDFEVVLVADGSPADEVKKAARVLAGAFKDPARRKLLAYDQNRGPGYARNYGIQFGASGKFIVAHDSDDLSLPRRVELLVRKLEQGRDLVYSDFREGVSLEDSAVLHAMAPEQITEDHWLMRKGWFGICHGTCAYRRDLALMYPYPSYARGFGEDTLFLIQMGLFAKPRMAYVPEPLLFYRRRQNSLSHSAAAVSTLEERLRKASDFFGYYHGLTRAAAEKP, from the coding sequence ATGAAGCGTCCCGCGAAAGCCTCGGTCATCATCCCGTTTTTTGAATCGGGATTTCTCGGCGAGACACTGGAGGGTTTGGCCCGGCAGACGTCCACGGATTTCGAAGTCGTGCTCGTGGCCGACGGAAGCCCGGCGGACGAGGTCAAAAAAGCGGCGCGCGTCCTTGCCGGCGCTTTCAAAGATCCCGCGCGGCGGAAGCTCCTCGCGTACGATCAAAACCGCGGCCCGGGCTACGCGCGTAATTACGGCATCCAGTTCGGAGCCTCGGGAAAATTCATCGTAGCGCACGATTCTGACGACCTCTCGCTGCCGCGCCGCGTCGAGCTGCTGGTCCGGAAGCTCGAGCAGGGCCGCGATCTGGTTTACAGCGATTTCCGCGAAGGCGTCTCGCTCGAGGACTCGGCCGTGCTGCACGCCATGGCTCCCGAGCAGATCACCGAAGATCACTGGCTCATGCGCAAAGGCTGGTTCGGCATCTGCCACGGGACCTGCGCATACCGCCGCGATCTCGCGCTGATGTACCCGTATCCTTCTTACGCCCGCGGCTTCGGCGAAGACACGCTGTTCCTCATCCAGATGGGGCTGTTCGCCAAGCCCCGGATGGCCTACGTTCCCGAACCGCTGCTGTTTTACCGCCGCCGCCAGAATTCGCTTTCGCACAGCGCGGCCGCGGTTTCCACGCTCGAAGAAAGACTGCGGAAGGCTTCCGACTTTTTTGGCTATTATCACGGCTTAACCCGGGCCGCGGCGGAGAAGCCATGA
- a CDS encoding 50S ribosomal protein L11 methyltransferase, whose product MFFHHSKRVRIYTRITSFLCLCCFTFTTLAWSAPPLPSPEVRLPAPLAQEIHIPEPLGLVREIYVPENNASSAPVILHLQDAHGSAEAQDNIRRILSHAAAQYGFDLVFVEGASERIDAENLIFFRAPSSARKAGEGLAREGLIGGAELFLLDRLLDKKGPAVEAYGIEDPALYRANLSSFRGILKKRDASREISRRLKSQILTRSSKTFNPRLKSFFRHWALYRDEPQEWMRRRAFLQKTAREVLGLDLLAPRAQLVWPQITRFLKLAALEEKTRNETAVEEIRELADWARKRGMPRDLIAELEAMTEKTKDAPRDARAPRAFFEAWVNAAGKDFSFDLYPEFKKWAGCRVLESELHAGALFEELEALTSQILHALAGNAEEKALLDLYGDARLLEKLLLLQLTEPEWREAASRREQIRPSALARRAGLEDAGHDEIFDGALVFYAQAKQREQALLRNMIAKMKETKKTKAVLITGGFHAPGLDALFREKGISFVEAAPHISEITPEGTYEKIMLDEAEFLTLRSHVSQPHLGEGLAVLARSLGRPWAYEYSRSLNRVLGGVLHEDHLSTADAWAGGLGRNGLTYRGGLLYFGGSPVPDPAQAGAFVGLQENGVPETRPLLSELRTAPEAAQVESAKDDLENFLEDEFKPLGISFRNEFDRIGRVQNAERHVPYLQASLKRFTPGGPEAEGRRGVYMAEAHPTFYFRVGAWRFVDSRFKGVLGPLLDGRFRQYKESVIYLHEMDSSIADWENNLTNYTVPMIAAVDSLELNGRNVLDMGSADGILALLAYRKGADLLRLVDNDPAKRALLEKNLALNGMDPSRFRFVVEDINETGEVLKGLGPEPVHVVFSNIGEHPRVYRRGTHLKAIEYLDHFPDATHYVLGGYNVGATRITEPHLLFAVDALERRHFYEADEFKHEDTNPLLSPGGPRVVLVMQKMQAFEKPEPAPRAALRPATAASERLRDFTYDPSLGRDLRVAVVVKGTNQLERNAVFLARRLGGAKIDGSTTSREPLHGLVSLTDLNRDALTLEGAQQNLLLDDPNGFDVHGTRAVITSWNKVIVQDFVTGAMQVFRNPWFRHLHSAVFSPDGTKILVDSAGLDMLLEIDAKTGEVLWEWSAWEHGYPESFSGEIFYTRDRAFENVKIKDGKKVVYVSDPAALPEIGIPTGLRTANITGADYDRDGNILATLLYRGKLIRIDKQTKEARELPYPAEAAHGFHALPGGFMVTSTTGKDPHFAFLGPDLRVQTKISLDGLPGIREGFPEAPEMEWLQNTTQVAPHIFALVDIHRKALYLVNFETHAYRRLDLPKEWSVHMVAPAPAALRLPEQDAFPEDARHAEMRPEMRFSYSKV is encoded by the coding sequence ATGTTCTTCCACCATTCCAAACGCGTCCGAATTTACACCCGAATTACGTCCTTTCTCTGCCTGTGCTGCTTTACCTTCACCACGCTTGCGTGGTCCGCTCCGCCGCTGCCGTCTCCCGAAGTCCGGCTTCCCGCGCCGCTCGCGCAGGAGATTCATATTCCGGAACCGCTCGGCCTCGTCCGTGAAATTTATGTTCCGGAAAACAACGCTTCGTCCGCCCCGGTCATCCTGCACCTGCAGGACGCGCACGGCAGCGCCGAAGCGCAGGACAATATCCGCCGCATCCTCAGCCATGCCGCGGCGCAGTACGGTTTCGATCTTGTTTTCGTGGAAGGCGCGTCCGAGCGGATCGATGCGGAGAATCTGATTTTTTTCCGCGCGCCGTCTTCCGCGCGCAAAGCGGGGGAGGGGCTGGCCCGGGAAGGCCTGATCGGCGGCGCCGAACTGTTCTTACTGGACCGGCTGCTGGACAAAAAAGGCCCTGCCGTCGAGGCTTACGGCATCGAAGACCCCGCGCTTTACCGCGCCAATCTCTCATCCTTTCGCGGCATCTTGAAAAAACGGGACGCCTCGCGCGAAATCTCGCGCCGGCTGAAATCCCAGATCCTTACGCGTTCCTCCAAGACTTTCAATCCCCGCCTCAAATCTTTTTTCCGCCATTGGGCCCTTTACCGCGATGAGCCGCAGGAATGGATGCGCCGCCGCGCTTTCCTGCAGAAAACCGCGCGGGAAGTTCTGGGGCTCGATCTCCTCGCGCCGCGCGCACAGCTCGTGTGGCCGCAAATCACGCGCTTTCTCAAACTCGCGGCGCTGGAAGAAAAGACGCGGAATGAAACGGCGGTCGAAGAGATCCGCGAGCTCGCGGACTGGGCCCGCAAGCGCGGCATGCCCCGCGATCTGATCGCGGAGCTCGAAGCCATGACGGAGAAAACAAAAGACGCACCGCGGGATGCCCGCGCGCCCCGTGCCTTTTTCGAGGCCTGGGTCAACGCGGCGGGAAAAGATTTCTCGTTCGATCTTTATCCGGAATTCAAAAAATGGGCGGGCTGCCGCGTGCTGGAATCGGAGCTGCACGCGGGCGCGCTCTTCGAAGAGCTGGAAGCGCTGACCTCCCAGATCCTCCACGCGCTGGCAGGGAACGCGGAAGAAAAGGCGCTTCTCGATCTTTACGGCGACGCGAGGCTTTTGGAAAAACTCCTGCTGCTGCAGCTGACGGAACCGGAATGGCGCGAGGCCGCGTCCCGCCGCGAACAGATCAGGCCTTCGGCGCTTGCCCGCCGGGCCGGCCTGGAAGACGCCGGGCATGACGAAATTTTCGACGGGGCCCTGGTTTTTTACGCCCAGGCCAAGCAGCGCGAGCAGGCCCTGCTTCGCAACATGATCGCGAAGATGAAGGAAACGAAAAAGACCAAGGCCGTCCTCATCACGGGCGGGTTCCACGCGCCGGGCCTTGACGCGCTTTTCCGCGAAAAGGGAATTTCGTTCGTGGAAGCCGCGCCGCACATCTCCGAAATCACGCCGGAAGGCACCTATGAAAAAATCATGCTGGACGAGGCCGAGTTCCTGACGCTGCGTTCCCATGTTTCGCAGCCGCACCTCGGCGAAGGGCTCGCGGTCCTGGCGCGTTCGCTCGGGCGGCCATGGGCCTACGAATATTCGCGCTCGCTCAACCGCGTGCTGGGCGGCGTGCTTCACGAAGATCATCTTAGTACGGCGGATGCGTGGGCCGGCGGGCTTGGGCGCAATGGCCTTACTTACCGCGGAGGCCTGCTTTACTTCGGCGGTTCTCCGGTGCCCGATCCGGCGCAGGCCGGGGCTTTCGTGGGCCTGCAGGAAAACGGCGTGCCGGAAACGCGGCCGCTGCTTTCGGAATTGCGGACGGCTCCCGAAGCCGCGCAGGTCGAAAGCGCCAAAGACGATCTCGAAAATTTTCTCGAAGACGAATTCAAGCCCCTGGGCATTTCCTTCCGCAATGAATTCGACCGCATCGGCCGCGTCCAGAACGCGGAACGGCACGTTCCGTATCTTCAGGCGAGCCTGAAGCGCTTTACGCCGGGCGGTCCGGAAGCCGAGGGGCGCAGGGGCGTTTACATGGCTGAAGCCCATCCCACCTTTTATTTCCGTGTCGGGGCCTGGCGTTTCGTGGACAGCCGCTTCAAGGGTGTGCTCGGCCCGCTGCTCGACGGCAGATTTCGCCAATATAAGGAAAGCGTGATCTACCTGCATGAAATGGACAGCTCGATCGCGGACTGGGAAAACAACCTCACGAATTATACCGTGCCCATGATCGCGGCCGTGGATTCGCTGGAACTGAACGGCCGCAACGTGCTGGACATGGGTTCGGCGGATGGTATCCTGGCGCTCCTCGCGTACCGCAAAGGCGCGGACCTCCTCCGGCTGGTCGACAATGACCCGGCCAAGCGGGCGCTGCTGGAAAAAAATCTGGCCTTGAACGGCATGGATCCCAGCCGCTTCCGTTTCGTGGTCGAGGACATCAACGAGACCGGAGAAGTCTTGAAAGGCCTCGGGCCGGAACCCGTTCACGTTGTCTTTTCCAACATCGGCGAGCATCCGCGCGTTTACCGCCGCGGCACGCACCTGAAGGCCATCGAGTACCTGGATCATTTTCCCGACGCCACGCATTACGTTCTCGGAGGCTACAATGTCGGAGCCACCCGCATCACGGAACCGCATCTCTTGTTTGCGGTCGATGCCTTGGAGCGGAGGCATTTTTACGAAGCGGACGAATTCAAGCATGAAGACACGAACCCGCTCCTTTCGCCCGGCGGGCCGAGGGTCGTGCTGGTCATGCAGAAAATGCAGGCGTTCGAAAAGCCGGAGCCCGCGCCGCGAGCCGCGCTGAGACCCGCGACTGCGGCTAGCGAACGGCTGCGCGATTTTACTTACGATCCTTCCTTGGGACGGGACCTGCGGGTCGCCGTCGTCGTCAAGGGCACGAACCAGCTCGAACGCAATGCCGTTTTCCTGGCCCGCCGTCTCGGGGGAGCCAAGATCGACGGTTCCACGACTTCCCGGGAGCCGCTTCACGGCCTCGTGTCGCTGACCGACCTGAACCGCGACGCGCTGACGCTTGAAGGCGCGCAGCAAAACCTGCTGCTCGATGATCCGAACGGATTCGACGTTCACGGCACTCGCGCGGTCATCACCAGCTGGAATAAAGTCATCGTCCAGGATTTCGTAACCGGCGCAATGCAGGTTTTCCGGAATCCCTGGTTCCGCCATCTTCATTCCGCGGTATTTTCCCCGGACGGAACGAAGATTCTCGTGGATTCCGCGGGGCTGGACATGCTCCTGGAAATCGATGCGAAGACCGGGGAAGTCCTTTGGGAATGGTCGGCGTGGGAGCATGGTTATCCGGAATCTTTTTCCGGCGAGATCTTTTACACGAGGGACCGCGCTTTCGAGAACGTCAAAATAAAAGACGGGAAAAAGGTGGTTTACGTGTCTGATCCCGCGGCGCTGCCGGAAATCGGCATTCCGACCGGGCTGCGTACGGCCAATATCACGGGAGCGGATTACGACCGCGACGGGAATATTCTGGCGACGCTGCTCTACCGCGGAAAGTTGATCCGCATCGACAAACAGACGAAAGAAGCCCGCGAGCTTCCGTATCCCGCGGAAGCGGCGCACGGCTTTCACGCGCTGCCCGGCGGCTTTATGGTGACCAGCACCACGGGCAAGGACCCTCATTTCGCATTTCTCGGCCCGGATCTTCGCGTGCAGACCAAGATTTCTCTGGATGGCCTGCCGGGTATCCGCGAAGGATTTCCCGAAGCGCCGGAAATGGAATGGCTGCAAAACACGACGCAGGTCGCCCCCCATATTTTTGCGCTGGTCGACATTCACCGCAAGGCGCTTTATCTCGTCAATTTCGAAACCC